The window tcAACTAATTATTTCTAGtgtttatattcctaaaaataaaGTGTAATGATTATCCGAGTCAAGATTATGCTGCGCAAGCCACAGGGTGATTTAAATAATCCACTTTGCATTGGTTTTACAAATCAGAGTAAACATAGACTGCGTTTAGTAAAGATGTATTATTATGTCCCCTTAACTACTAATCATTGAAAAGAACCTATCTTCGAAACCTTACTAAGGACTTCGAAGCTGCGGACCTAAGATTAAACAATGGTAGAACACATTGCCAAGATTAAAACTATCTGGGAGTAAATTTTGAAGCAACTGTAACGCACAACAAGAAAAtagaaagaataataataaatgctGTTAAATTGGCTGCAATCAGATCATTAAGGATTTCAACAAAATATAGGTTCAGAAAAGATATCATTAAAGAAATGAAGGGTATTGTTGGAACCATTATCGACTCCCTAAGCAAATACTTAACTGGCAATAGACACAAAGTCTGAAAACATGAAGGCACAGATTAATTGAAGCCTGCAACAATTCTAACGCTGAGAAGACAGGAAAAGTATAGGTAAGGAATTCTAAACCGGCATATTTGTGTGTGCAAAtcagaaaaataattaaacattaTATGAAAAGtatttattgtatataaatatactaattactcaaatattatttttggtatcttgtatatgtttttttcgggtccacagttttttttaattcgttGAAAAATGACATATCTGGATAAACTTTTAACTGTAGGGTCATTGCATCCTGGTTTCGAGCTTCGTCAGGACCTTGTTCTAATTCTCCTGGATATCTTCTTTTGGTATCATCCATTGGAACAATATTGATATTTACCAGTAACGGCTTTCGTACAGTAGCCACTACATCTCCATTTTCAGGTTGGCGAGGCTTAGGATAGTTTGATGGGACTGGAAAATTAGGTGCAACCGGAGAGTTTAGCAATGGAAAAGATGGTCTAGGAAATTTTGGATAAACATCAGTATTTTGATCATTACCAAGCGGTGGGTATAATGGAAGGGGATTTTTGTATTGTCTTGGAACTCTAGTTACATTTTCACTGTTCGACAAATTAACAAAGCTGTGTATAGGAATTggttgtttttgaaaatttttccACACAGGTGGAGAAAACCTCACACTACCGGTAGCTAATAAGTTGACTTCGCTAATATCTGTAGGTTTAAAGGAATGCAGTTGGCTGTTGGATATCGTCGGTCTAAAATCTCCAGTAGCATCTTTCACCTGTTCGACAGGTACCTGAAAACTTTCTACAATATTGTCATCATTATGAGCATTTACATTGTGCCTGTTGGTTATATATTCTAAAACTTCTTGAATGTTCTTCGGGTACTGATGTTGTTTGTAGTAGTTAACTTGAGGGATACGTGTTGTGCTTTTCTTAGTTGTTGGAGGAATCGTAGAAGTGGTAGGAGTAAACTCTTGAGGTGGCAGTCCCAGCACCTTGACTTCAAAAGGACGTCCTGGTCTTTTCACAGGATCTATATAAATCGTTTGAGCTTTGGAGGATATGGAATTAGTCGGGATTTGATGTTGTTCACCTGCTACAACTGCTAAATAAATAACCTGAAACATATTTTAACGtgtgaatataaaaatatttaatagggTGGTTTTCTTAATGTAAAATAATTACAATTAATATGCATTTAGATTTGAATCGTTGGAGTAGCTAATGAATGGGCTGAGAAGAACTATATGGAATAATATAACTAGtatataagtttaattatatacTAGTATTGTGAgggacaagatctatgcaaaaTTTTATAGACCAACCTGCTCATAATCCGCTATTGATACCTATTGTAACACAAACCCCCAGAGAGACATTTACAGAGTTGCACTAATCTTtatccaacattcaaataaaattaccggagcagtgttgaattttgaattattagtttgtttaaatgtttttacaaattgattgGGAGAATAGTTTTTAGCAGTAAACAATCACGCAATATACTATTAAAGAAATGCTTACGTTCATCTTTTTTCTATACTTAGgactggcaaaataaaatatttttcagttacgAAAATAAGTAGACATTTTGTTTTATGGGTTAGTCAATGAACACTAATTAttgatatacacaaaaaaaagtaaaactttcATTTCGATGATTCCAAATCatcgtcattaaatatttttgtgaaagtTTATTGTACCACCTGTACTTATTAGTCGATCAGAAAACGTTTGATTAAGAAAGTGAATAGTTTTTCTAGAGTTGTGAATTGAACACCCATcttgttggaaataaacctcctgaaaattaacggaaaGGCGTCAAACTGcaggaatgatctcattctgtaaaagttgtaaatatttgggcccgtttaggtttccatcgataaaaaatggagcGACAATATGATCgtctaacatcccagtccaaacatttaacttttgcggatgctgcgttcgcactgcaacactgagatgcttatttttccgagaataatatcTTGCAACGgctggattgtgttttttatgtaatgaatcCGCCTAAAGTTaccttccggaaacagttcttacgttggttgtatcttaaaacagtgataaacattccttttgagaactcacTGGACAGATCGAgaattcacgttaacttccctagcaatttgtacactattggcTTCCACTattagcttccacaaaagcacaaatatcagtATCCCTATTTTGACGCTCCttatcgacaggtctaacacgttgATCATTACCTtgatgacactttttacaactgtttacagatcccgaagtttaaaaatgtttaatggtatttttaactgttgtaacacttggtgagggtctattttcAAAGGCaacagtaaataaataaattacttcgcgtatcgaatgaccctgaaagtaccatgttacaagttgcactttttcttggacggtatacaacgtaataggcattttattaattatttgtttattctttcagaacttcgtttgaaatttttaatgtcaatgtgacaattacgacaattcgtacctactatgaaatgaatatagagatggaaacgtgtaacatgtcacagtgattgccattgtgttgtataaTCAATAAAATAATGTCGTAATCTGTATACGTCACGTTTATAAATTTTTTGTACATGTATCAAATTGATTTGTTAATTTAGACACCTTTTTATTTACTTAAgtatttcttccttttttttcaataactaactttcttttgtatttttaccAAAATTATCTTAATTATCTGTTTACCTgcactttattgttatttatattactaaccgATAGTAGAGCGGCAGAAGGTGTAGGATGTCTAATGAGAGCAAGCAAAATTGGAAATTTATATCACAAAGAAATTTAATAATAGAGATAACACTAGATAATTCAGAAATAACAACTATATTAGTCACATATCGCCCTAATGATGACGAACCATTGAAAGTTAAAGGAGAATATTGGGAAGAGCTCAATGATGCTATAGAAAATGTGACAGGTAGAATAGTCATTCTAGGTGATATGAATAGCAGAATTGGTAAAAGAGACGATGATAACATAGATATTGTGGGTATGCAGGGGGAAGATACAAGAAACGATAATGGAAGAAGGATGATAGACTTTTACATGGAGAATAATTTGATTATAACCAACACATTTTTTTAACACAAGGACATACACAAGTTCACGAGAGAAGTCAGaagcagaaatgaaaaatcaattatAGATTACGTTCGAATTAATAGAGAATTTAGGGAAAGAGGTCACTGATGTCAGAGTTAAAAGAGGCCCGGAAATTTATAGTGACCACTATCTGGTAGTGGCAAAGATAAGATTACCCCAAAAACACGTA is drawn from Diabrotica undecimpunctata isolate CICGRU chromosome 5, icDiaUnde3, whole genome shotgun sequence and contains these coding sequences:
- the LOC140440693 gene encoding uncharacterized protein, yielding MMMKRNRRSSDLGLYKDLKANTKKCIIVVFGCIFVGIIIILAVIYLAVVAGEQHQIPTNSISSKAQTIYIDPVKRPGRPFEVKVLGLPPQEFTPTTSTIPPTTKKSTTRIPQVNYYKQHQYPKNIQEVLEYITNRHNVNAHNDDNIVESFQVPVEQVKDATGDFRPTISNSQLHSFKPTDISEVNLLATGSVRFSPPVWKNFQKQPIPIHSFVNLSNSENVTRVPRQYKNPLPLYPPLGNDQNTDVYPKFPRPSFPLLNSPVAPNFPVPSNYPKPRQPENGDVVATVRKPLLVNINIVPMDDTKRRYPGELEQGPDEARNQDAMTLQLKVYPDMSFFNELKKTVDPKKTYTRYQK